The Flavobacterium faecale genomic sequence TTTTCTGCCAATACAGTAATCAGGCTATCTTTTGCCCTTTCGTTAACTTCGGGTTGCGTTAATTGAGAAAACAAACTTTCCTTGGTGTTTTTTTGGACTTGGTCCAAGCTATCAATTTTTGCTTTATGAATTTTTACTGCGGCCTCAAATTGTACTTGCTGCTGGGCATCAAAATCAAGTTTTTTGATAATCATAGCACGCATTCCACCTCTAGAGTTGCTAAACCCTCTAGACTTCATAACCTTCATAAATACGATCAACCCTATATTCAAAAGTACGAGGGCAATAACAGCAACTATTAGTATTTTTACTTTGTTCATAATTTATCTAAAATAAAATTGATTCGAATCCGACACAGAAGCCACTAGAGCAGTTTCTTCAATTTCATGCTCTACTTGAAGATCACTATAAATTACCTTAATATTGATCGATGCCAAAATCACGATTGAAGCAGCTGCAAGCCACAGCACTTCTTTACGAACTTTTTTCTTCGCGTTTAGCTTTTGTTGAATTTGAAAATACAAACCATCTGCAGGTGCAACTTCAACGATCTGGTTCGCCGTATCCATTACCTCCTCTATCCATTTATCTTTTTCCATTTTCCTAAAATTTCATTTTCATTAATCGTTCTTTCCTTTCGGTTTCTTCTTTTCTGTGTCTTTCTAAGTCACTTTGAAGTCCCCTTATCTATTAGACTATTTTTATATTTATTTCTTGCGGTACTCATCAAATTTATTTCCTAATTTTTTCTTGAGGTTTTCTTTTGCTCGAAAAAGCAAGGACTCCACAGCCGAAACTGTTATCTCCATTATCACCGAAATTTCAGGATTAGTCAAGCCATCAATTTTAGATAAGATAAAAGCTGTTTTTTGTTTTTCGACTAGTTCATTAATCACTTCAAAAAGTAATTTGGATTTTTCTTTGTTTTCTAATAAAATTCCGGGGTGTTCAAAATTAGAAATATTTTGAATCTCATATTCGTTATCCGATCGTTTCCCAAAAATAAAGAAACGTTTTTGACTTTTTTTATGCTTTAAAAAATCCAAACTTTTATTTATTGCAATACGATATATCCAAGTTTTTAAACTCGACTGACTTTTAAAAGTGCCTATTGATTGATGCAATTGTACAAAAACATCTTGAGTAATTTCTTCGGCATCTTCAACATTTTGCACATAACTAAGCGCCACGTTGTACACGAGAGACTTGTATTGTTTGTACATATCTTGAAAACTTGGGGCGTCAAAACTCATTTTGATCTGTAGTAATTGTATTTTATAAAAATCAAATATAATCGAAAATTAATAAACAATAGCAACAAAAGCATGATGCAACATTGAGAATAAAACAAAAAAGCCAGAAGAAATTCTCCTGGCTTTTGATATCTCATTATTCTTTTTGTTTTCTAAAAAAAAAATCTAAACGAATGATTTTAGAATAATTGATTCGAAATTAAAATACTGCTTTTACAATTTTCTTATTTACAAATCCTTTGTCAGTTGCAATACTTACAATATAATTTCCGGCTGATAGG encodes the following:
- a CDS encoding RNA polymerase sigma factor is translated as MSFDAPSFQDMYKQYKSLVYNVALSYVQNVEDAEEITQDVFVQLHQSIGTFKSQSSLKTWIYRIAINKSLDFLKHKKSQKRFFIFGKRSDNEYEIQNISNFEHPGILLENKEKSKLLFEVINELVEKQKTAFILSKIDGLTNPEISVIMEITVSAVESLLFRAKENLKKKLGNKFDEYRKK
- a CDS encoding Spy/CpxP family protein refolding chaperone; translated protein: MNKVKILIVAVIALVLLNIGLIVFMKVMKSRGFSNSRGGMRAMIIKKLDFDAQQQVQFEAAVKIHKAKIDSLDQVQKNTKESLFSQLTQPEVNERAKDSLITVLAENQKVIENAHFEHFRKMKSLCKTPEQQEKFKALVKELGEMFARRRMMHQEDRSKVN